The following proteins are encoded in a genomic region of Phragmites australis chromosome 9, lpPhrAust1.1, whole genome shotgun sequence:
- the LOC133929068 gene encoding PRA1 family protein B2-like, translating to MASAPTPPPLLPVINPATAGSSPATAGGGSGSDAPIATPAFRLFLSRLSESARRSLSDRRPWGELLDRSAFSKPDSLSDATSRLRRNLAYFRVNYAAVVAFALGASLLAHPFSLLILLGLLAAWCFLYLFRASDQPVVLFGRTFSDREALLGLVGASFVLLFFTSVASLIISGLLVGGAAVAAHGAFRVPEDLFLDEPNAAPGNSATQGLLSFLGAPGSGV from the coding sequence ATGGCCTCCGCACCGacaccgccgccgctcctcccgGTCATCAACCCCGCGACTGCCGGCTCGTCCCCGGCCACCGCCGGCGGAGGGAGCGGATCCGACGCGCCGATCGCCACGCCGGCCTTCCGGCTCTTCCTGAGCAGGCTCTCCGAGTCGGCGCGGCGCTCGCTGTCCGACCGGCGGCCGTGGGGGGAGCTGCTGGACCGTTCGGCGTTCTCGAAGCCGGACTCCCTCTCCGACGCCACCTCCCGCCTGCGCCGCAACCTCGCCTACTTCCGCGTCAACTACGCCGCCGTGGTGGCCTTCGCGCTCGGGGCGTCGCTCCTGGCGCACCCCTTCTCGCTCCTCATCCTCCTGGGTCTCCTCGCCGCCTGGTGCTTCCTCTACCTCTTCCGCGCCTCCGACCAGCCCGTCGTGCTATTCGGCCGCACCTTCTCCGACCGCGAGGCCCTGCTGGGCCTCGTCGGCGCGTCGTTCGTCCTGCTCTTCTTCACGTCCGTCGCGTCGCTCATCATCTCCGGGCTGCTCGTGGGCGGGGCCGCCGTTGCGGCGCACGGCGCGTTCCGCGTGCCCGAGGACCTCTTCCTCGACGAACCCAACGCGGCTCCCGGCAACAGCGCTACCCAAGGGCTGCTATCCTTCCTCGGGGCACCCGGATCTGGGGTTTGA
- the LOC133929069 gene encoding sorting nexin 2A-like — protein MMAAEPSPPPAASASASTAAAADDLETLALDSSSSAAATASASTDPLLRPPPSPTAAANHDPFVIDDFLEEDDFSPSPTIAPPPAARADAAATVFARITVSDPKKHAEPSAGAAGVIPGSGSYFSYLVTTRLAGGGGEFRVRRRFRDVVALADRLAAAHRGLFVPARPDKSVLEGQVMQRHDFVSQRCAALQRYLCRLAAHPVVGRSPDLRTFLTEPGAIPAFEGEAPRYWTTTVNAAAPPVPAKAGRDLFGVFKDLKQTVVNGLVATKPPPVEQETDTEFLAHKAQLEDLQQQLTTTSQQAEALVKAQDDLRETTGHLGMTLIKLAKFEREQATCSSQRSRAGDIHNFANSILKFSRSQRKLNSEIVKHLGSIHEYLEMMISVHHAFTDRSNALHHVQSLSADLFSLHTRAGRLESVSSRDMGHEWSKYQKVEGLKETISSTEAAKNDALKEYEYIKENNMIEIKRFDKERRRDFVEMLKGFAISQVSYSDHFAVMWAKVAEETKVYCNRGN, from the exons ATGATGGCAGCcgagccctcgccgccgccggctgcctccgcctccgcctccaccgccgccgccgctgacgACCTCGAAACCCTTGCTCTCGACTCCTCCTCATCCGCCGCCGCTACCGCCTCTGCATCCACCGACCCCCTCCTCCGGCCGCCTCCctcccccaccgccgccgcgaaCCACGACCCCTTCGTCATCGACGACTTCCTCGAGGAGGACGACTTCTCCCCTTCCCCCACCATCGCCCCTCCGCCCGCTGCGCGAGCCGATGCAGCGGCCACCGTGTTCGCGCGGATCACCGTGTCCGATCCGAAGAAGCACGCGGAGCCCAGCGCCGGAGCTGCCGGCGTGATCCCGGGCTCCGGGAGCTACTTCTCCTACCTCGTCACTACCCGCctcgcgggcggcggcggggagttCCGCGTGCGGCGGCGCTTCCGCGACgtggtggcccttgcggaccgcCTCGCCGCGGCCCACCGCGGCCTGTTCGTCCCGGCCCGGCCTGACAAGAGCGTCCTCGAGGGCCAGGTCATGCAGCGCCACGACTTCGTGAGTCAGCGGTGCGCCGCGCTCCAGCGTTACCTCTGCCGCCTCGCGGCGCACCCCGTCGTGGGCCGCAGCCCTGACCTCCGCACGTTCCTCACCGAGCCTGGCGCCATCCCCGCCTTTGAGGGCGAGGCGCCGCGGTACTGGACTACCACAGTGAATGCTGCTGCTCCGCCCGTGCCGGCGAAAGCTGGGAGGGACTTGTTTGGGGTGTTTAAGGATCTGAAGCAGACGGTGGTGAACGGGCTGGTCGCAACGAAGCCTCCACCTGTGGAGCAGGAGACAGACACAGAATTCCTGGCGCACAAGGCCCAGCTCGAGGACCTACAGCAGCAGCTCACCACAACATCTCAGCAG GCAGAAGCGCTTGTTAAAGCTCAGGATGATCTTAGAGAAACTACAGGTCACTTGGGAATGACACTGATTAAGCtggcaaaatttgaaagagAACAGGCAACATGTAGTTCCCAGAGAAGTCGAGCAGGTGATATccataattttgcaaattcaaTATTGAAGTTCAGCAGATCACAGAGAAAATTAAATTCTGAAATTGTAAAACACCTG GGTAGTATCCATGAATACTTGGAGATGATGATATCTGTCCATCATGCATTTACTGATCGCTCTAATGCTTTACATCATGTGCAAAGTCTGTCAGCCGATTTATTTTCCTTGCACACCAGAGCAGGAAGACTTGAATCTGTATCATCAAGAGATATGGGGCATGAGTGGTCAAAGTATCAGAAGGTAGAGGGATTGAAAGAAACAATAAGCTCAACAGAAGCAGCGAAAAATGATGCACTTAAAGAATATGAATACATTAAG GAAAACAACATGATTGAAATCAAAAGATTTGACAAAGAAAGACGTCGGGATTTTGTAGAGATGCTGAAAGGATTTGCTATAAGTCAG GTTTCATATTCAGACCATTTTGCTGTTATGTGGGCAAAGGTTGCAGAGGAGACTAAAGTATACTGTAACAGGGGCAACTGA
- the LOC133929070 gene encoding aldose reductase, with the protein MASAKAMGQMEQDHFVLKSGHTIPAVGLGTWRAGSDTAHSVQAAITEAGYRHVDTAAQYGIEKEVGKGLKAAMEVGINRKDLFVTSKLWCTNLVPEKVRPALQNTLKDLQLDYLDLYLIHWPFRLKDGAHMPPEVGEVLEFDMEGVWREMEDLVKDGLVKDIGVCNYTVTKLNRLMRSANVPPAVCQMEMHPGWKNDKIFEACKRHGIHVTAYSPLGSSEKNLAHDPVVEKVANKLNKTSAQVLIKWALQRVTSVIPKSTKDERIKENIQVFGWDIPDEDFKVLCSIKDEKRVLTGEELFVNKTHGPYKSASELWDYED; encoded by the exons ATGGCGAGTGCGAAGGCAATGGGGCAAATGGAGCAGGATCACTTTGTTCTGAAGAGCGGGCACACCATCCCAGCCGTTGGGCTAGGGACTTGGAGAGCCGGCTCAGATACCGCTCACTCCGTTCAGGCAGCCATCACCGAG GCTGGATATAGGCACGTGGACACAGCTGCTCAGTACGGAATAGAGAAGGAG GTCGGCAAAGGACTTAAAGCTGCAATGGAGGTTGGGATCAACAGGAAAGATTTGTTTGTAACGTCCAAACTATG GTGCACAAACTTGGTTCCCGAGAAGGTTCGTCCAGCACTACAGAACACACTCAAGGATTTACAGTTGGACTATCTTGATCTTTACCTT ATCCATTGGCCGTTCCGACTAAAAGATGGGGCACATATGCCCCCAGAAGTTGGGGAAGTGCTGGAATTTGACATGGAAGGAGTATGGAGGGAAATGGAAGACCTTGTGAAAGACGGACTTGTTAAGGACATCGGTGTTTGCAATTATACAGTTACCAAACTCAACCGGCTGATGCGGTCAGCAAATGTTCCACCAGCAGTATGCCAG ATGGAAATGCATCCTGGTTGGAAGAACGATAAGATTTTTGAGGCCTGCAAGAGGCATGGGATTCATGTCACT GCTTACTCCCCACTGGGTTCTTCAGAAAAGAACCTAGCGCATGATCCGGTTGTTGAAAAG GTAGCCAACAAACTGAACAAGACCTCCGCGCAGGTGCTTATCAAGTGGGCTCTCCAAAGGGTAACTAGCGTTATTCCCAAATCAACCAAAGATGAAAGGATCAAGGAGAATATTCAGGTGTTCGGATGGGATATCCCTGACGAGGACTTCAAGGTCTTGTGCAGCATCAAAGATGAG AAGCGAGTCCTGACCGGAGAGGAGCTCTTCGTGAACAAGACTCACGGGCCATACAAGAGCGCATCTGAGCTTTGGGACTACGAGGACTGA